In one Corallococcus sp. EGB genomic region, the following are encoded:
- a CDS encoding adenylate/guanylate cyclase domain-containing protein — MKTANLAIVFTDIKGFTERTSRQTLEENQQLLQVHEALLAPLFKAFGGRIIKSIGDAFLVTFESPTQAVLSGIAIQDRLWHHNRQLLEDDQIHVRVAVNVGEVRVENNDIFGEPVNIAARVEGITEADEVYFTEAVYLSMNKAEVPSQEVGAFELKGIPGKIRVFRVPRAPYRVLAPTPDAVLPSPEEAASMPPYGNLALSRVDSSLDMGQRAAAGAVLVGQGAVAVGQRAAAGAALVGQRASVLGKQARTATDALWARVYARLPPAITSKVSSTVAGWGVCAVLLVGAVLGGGMLVSSGGPAMRAIRDVEGASGAEKAQRVNEAKRLIKLEEPEQRGYLSGRLEEAQGNLGAAVVYYAQAVRKDGNDRAESRLISLLKHEQCGVRSSAAEAVANLRLESARGALETLADDGGPNDGAAGGFLGLGTCDSKKAAQSALKRLAAN; from the coding sequence CCAGGTGCATGAGGCGTTGCTCGCGCCGCTGTTCAAGGCGTTCGGTGGGCGCATCATCAAGTCCATTGGCGACGCGTTCCTCGTCACCTTCGAGTCCCCCACGCAGGCGGTGCTGAGCGGCATCGCCATCCAGGACCGGCTCTGGCATCACAACCGGCAGCTGTTGGAGGACGACCAGATCCACGTGCGCGTCGCGGTGAACGTGGGCGAGGTGCGGGTGGAGAACAACGACATCTTCGGCGAGCCCGTGAACATCGCCGCTCGCGTGGAGGGCATCACCGAGGCGGACGAGGTCTACTTCACGGAGGCCGTCTACCTCTCCATGAACAAGGCGGAGGTGCCGTCGCAGGAGGTGGGCGCCTTCGAGTTGAAGGGCATCCCCGGGAAGATCCGCGTCTTCCGCGTGCCGCGCGCGCCCTACCGGGTGCTGGCGCCCACTCCGGACGCGGTGCTGCCCTCGCCGGAGGAGGCGGCCTCGATGCCGCCCTACGGCAACCTGGCCCTGTCGCGCGTGGATTCGAGCCTGGACATGGGCCAGCGCGCGGCGGCGGGCGCGGTGCTGGTGGGGCAGGGCGCGGTGGCCGTGGGCCAGCGCGCGGCGGCGGGCGCGGCGCTGGTGGGGCAGCGGGCCTCGGTGCTGGGCAAACAGGCACGCACCGCGACGGATGCGCTCTGGGCGCGCGTGTACGCGAGGCTGCCGCCCGCCATCACCTCGAAGGTGTCGTCCACCGTGGCCGGGTGGGGCGTGTGCGCGGTGCTGCTGGTGGGGGCGGTGCTGGGCGGAGGAATGCTCGTCAGCAGCGGCGGCCCCGCGATGCGGGCCATCCGCGACGTGGAGGGCGCCAGCGGCGCGGAGAAGGCGCAGCGGGTGAACGAGGCGAAGAGGCTCATCAAGCTCGAGGAGCCGGAGCAGCGCGGCTACCTCAGCGGGCGGCTGGAGGAGGCGCAGGGCAATCTGGGCGCCGCGGTGGTCTATTACGCGCAGGCGGTGCGCAAGGACGGCAACGACCGCGCGGAGTCCCGGCTCATCTCGCTGTTGAAGCACGAGCAGTGCGGCGTGCGCTCCAGCGCCGCGGAGGCCGTGGCCAACCTGCGGCTCGAGTCCGCTCGGGGCGCGCTGGAGACGCTGGCGGACGACGGCGGCCCGAATGACGGAGCCGCTGGAGGCTTCCTCGGGCTGGGCACCTGTGACTCGAAGAAGGCCGCGCAGAGCGCGCTCAAGCGCCTGGCGGCGAACTGA